A genomic stretch from Desulfotignum balticum DSM 7044 includes:
- a CDS encoding DUF4124 domain-containing protein — translation MRWIFGLCAVVVLVMVSQVYGEYFRYVDENGVASYTDDLSKVPKKQRVDVKSFISVQQEINKNPDFEKQAPTVEDPHSSLDPSGPDEKKAYEEFKLLKESLDQEFELLNKARDELAMEGKKLKNNTAVRAFNQKASALNDRIKAYELKKQAYLERFTNDVQENTP, via the coding sequence ATGCGGTGGATTTTTGGGCTGTGTGCAGTGGTTGTCTTGGTAATGGTTTCCCAGGTGTATGGAGAATATTTTCGTTATGTGGATGAAAACGGTGTGGCCTCCTATACAGATGATCTTTCAAAGGTCCCGAAAAAACAACGGGTTGATGTCAAATCCTTTATCAGCGTACAACAGGAAATAAATAAAAACCCGGATTTTGAAAAACAAGCACCAACGGTTGAAGATCCTCACAGTTCTTTGGACCCATCCGGTCCTGATGAAAAAAAAGCCTATGAAGAATTCAAATTACTGAAAGAATCATTGGACCAAGAGTTCGAACTATTGAACAAGGCGCGGGATGAGCTGGCCATGGAAGGTAAAAAGCTTAAGAACAATACCGCTGTAAGGGCATTTAATCAAAAGGCCTCGGCTCTCAATGATCGCATTAAAGCATATGAATTAAAAAAACAAGCCTACCTGGAAAGATTTACCAATGATGTTCAAGAGAATACGCCTTGA
- a CDS encoding PilC/PilY family type IV pilus protein, producing the protein MDTGRYDRVIRSKKVSASRLDIKFASLLFLSLVLFGLCFAGKVDAAPLTVSIEPQTARDAGAQWRISYQLWGYWYQDGGWRNHNTSYTVWNNINYKIEFKDVGICTTPSPIQGRGMNLTPFQEGNYSCAIEHTITASAGSNGSISPSGIVRVTEGDDQTFTIVPDRGFAVDTVLVDGVSAGSSTSYTFHNVTTDHTISVTFKALPAYSITATAGDHGSISPSGSLTVYQGEDQTFTMIPDTGYQVADVLVDGVSQGAVTSITLNNIGSDHVVSVGFEKKTYTISASADTGGSISPAGSVAVLFEGSQTFSFTPDVNYEVVDVLVDGISQGAITSHTFSDVSQDHTIIARFDVIPVFYTITASSGSDGIISPSGAVSVLGGDDKAFNMTPAAGYQVDDVLVDGTSVGAVDAYTFAAVNGHHTIHVTFKSALPSTSCVDIADTPLSCQIQAAPANVMFILDDSGSMDWEIMTNESDGLFNIGSYEFAYVFNMGDNEEYSTGTDELSGDYKRYWKSQFHGYNKMYYNPTTVYKPWPNKPDASPTAARSNPQNSGNTLNLTSQYTSDGSLSIKNAHYYVWVDADGDGNWVDEADPNNDADPGEIYLVNLEGSSIIYYRWNGEGPRVSDSELTYVTSPPVDIITKNEDGTERSYTQELQNFANWFSYYRKREFAAKAAVANVVNLMQGVQIGYLSIQDRLKQAVRKVKVQDSGGFVDHSAALLTSLYDNYNSTGGTPLRDALNNVGKYYDKDDGATGGLGNSPYASEADGGGCQHSFAILMTDGFYNGSSPNVGNQDQAEGAPFADSYSNTLADVAMKYYKDDLADSIPDMVPSSFIDAATYQHMITYTVSFGVTGTLNPSNFDLYNINPDARVYPTWPDPTDGNNQKIDDLWHASVNGRGRFLNASNPKELVDSLISVMQNIDSRIVSDASVSVNGEEIQAGTRIFQSSYSSDGWVGDVKAYAINQTSGEVIRDTAVWSAADKLEDQNWNTGRNIVTYNGSSGTPFRYDSLSAHQKTLVTENEINYLRGDSSLEVQNNGGFRNRFSRLGDIVHSAPLYENDMLYVGSNDGMVHALNANTGAELFAYVPNLVFDNLKRLTETSYTHKFYVDQTPTAGRMGSNTYLIGGLGKGGQGYFMLDITSPAANTEANAGSWVKWEYPNLNTPQAQLDDMGYSFSKAFLARSNDDTLPGGGWVVIFGNGYNSANGHAMLMVLNATTGELIKTIDTGVNSCNGLSTPVLIDVDGDLRVDYVYAGDLKGNLWKFDFSGSASSDWEVAYKSGMSPMPLFQAKSASGFTQPITSKPDVMRHCSKHGYMVVFGTGRYLGDLDFTDPGSQTLYGIWDYGDDDDDAEYLGFFNRPGLSNQPSSVKLLAQTEIDWRTVSGNDFRTLSDNTPNWETVDDETTGQQPNPGTETADTTVHAGWYFDLPINQGNAGHERIISDVIIRSGNVIAITFRPNRDNPCSAGGSSIVHELNACTGARLSKAQFDINNDNLIDDNDLINIGTPEDPTLVPPTGLDIPGRLFQPVILTIPHTDGPDIEAKYFSSTSGSIPIVRETAEKRGIFYWRQH; encoded by the coding sequence ATGGATACAGGCAGATATGACAGAGTAATTAGATCAAAAAAGGTTTCTGCCAGCCGTTTGGACATAAAATTCGCCTCCTTGCTGTTTTTATCGTTGGTGTTGTTTGGACTGTGTTTTGCCGGGAAGGTGGATGCCGCACCACTGACGGTTTCTATTGAACCCCAGACGGCAAGGGATGCCGGGGCTCAGTGGCGAATATCGTATCAGTTATGGGGATACTGGTATCAGGATGGCGGATGGAGAAACCACAATACCAGCTATACTGTCTGGAATAATATTAATTATAAGATCGAGTTCAAGGATGTCGGCATCTGCACCACTCCCTCCCCGATTCAAGGCAGGGGCATGAACTTGACACCCTTTCAGGAAGGTAATTACTCGTGTGCGATAGAGCACACCATTACCGCCTCTGCCGGCAGTAACGGCAGTATCTCCCCTTCCGGCATTGTGCGGGTCACCGAGGGAGATGATCAAACGTTCACAATTGTTCCCGACCGCGGATTTGCGGTGGATACTGTCTTGGTGGATGGTGTTTCAGCAGGGTCATCCACCAGCTATACCTTTCATAATGTCACAACGGATCATACCATATCCGTCACGTTTAAGGCCCTTCCGGCATATTCTATTACGGCCACAGCCGGTGATCATGGGAGCATTTCACCTTCGGGCAGTTTGACAGTTTATCAGGGAGAGGATCAAACGTTCACCATGATTCCGGATACCGGGTATCAGGTGGCAGATGTGCTGGTGGACGGGGTCTCACAGGGGGCTGTCACCAGTATCACCTTAAACAATATTGGATCCGATCATGTCGTATCCGTGGGGTTTGAGAAAAAAACCTATACCATCTCGGCAAGCGCTGATACCGGGGGAAGCATCTCTCCTGCTGGCAGCGTGGCCGTCTTGTTTGAAGGGAGTCAGACCTTCTCCTTCACCCCTGATGTGAACTATGAAGTCGTAGATGTGCTGGTGGACGGTATTTCCCAGGGAGCCATAACCAGCCACACCTTTTCCGATGTCAGCCAGGATCACACAATTATAGCCAGATTTGACGTCATTCCGGTATTCTATACCATCACTGCCAGTTCCGGAAGTGATGGTATTATATCTCCTTCCGGGGCGGTGTCCGTGCTTGGCGGAGACGATAAAGCCTTCAATATGACACCGGCCGCCGGATATCAAGTGGATGATGTGCTGGTGGACGGCACTTCTGTGGGAGCGGTTGATGCCTATACTTTTGCGGCGGTCAACGGCCATCATACCATCCATGTCACTTTTAAAAGTGCGTTACCTTCCACCAGCTGCGTGGACATCGCTGACACACCTTTGAGTTGCCAGATACAGGCAGCTCCTGCCAATGTCATGTTTATCCTCGACGACTCAGGTTCCATGGATTGGGAGATAATGACCAATGAAAGTGACGGGCTTTTTAATATTGGATCATATGAATTTGCCTATGTTTTCAATATGGGAGATAACGAGGAATACAGTACCGGGACAGATGAATTGTCCGGTGATTATAAACGGTACTGGAAATCTCAGTTTCATGGCTATAACAAAATGTATTACAATCCGACAACTGTGTACAAACCATGGCCGAACAAACCGGATGCCTCTCCCACTGCTGCCAGGTCCAATCCCCAGAATTCCGGCAATACCCTCAACCTGACCAGTCAGTATACCTCAGACGGATCATTGTCCATCAAAAACGCCCATTATTATGTATGGGTTGATGCCGATGGAGACGGAAACTGGGTAGATGAGGCAGATCCAAACAACGATGCGGATCCCGGTGAAATATATCTGGTGAATCTTGAAGGATCGAGTATCATATATTATCGGTGGAATGGAGAAGGGCCCAGAGTCTCTGATTCGGAATTGACTTATGTAACCTCTCCGCCCGTTGATATCATTACGAAAAATGAAGACGGAACTGAACGTTCCTACACCCAGGAACTCCAGAATTTTGCCAACTGGTTTTCCTATTACCGCAAAAGGGAGTTTGCTGCCAAGGCAGCCGTGGCCAACGTGGTCAATTTAATGCAGGGGGTTCAGATCGGATACTTGTCAATCCAGGATCGGTTGAAACAGGCTGTGCGAAAAGTGAAAGTCCAAGATTCGGGAGGGTTTGTGGATCATTCCGCCGCATTACTGACCAGCCTTTATGACAATTATAATTCCACGGGCGGCACCCCGTTGCGGGATGCGCTCAATAATGTGGGAAAGTACTATGACAAAGATGACGGTGCCACGGGTGGTCTGGGCAACTCGCCTTATGCCAGTGAAGCGGACGGGGGGGGGTGTCAGCATAGTTTTGCCATATTGATGACCGATGGATTTTATAATGGCTCCAGCCCGAATGTGGGAAACCAGGACCAAGCGGAAGGGGCTCCCTTTGCAGACAGTTATTCAAATACGCTGGCTGATGTGGCCATGAAATATTATAAAGATGATCTTGCCGACAGCATTCCCGATATGGTGCCCAGCAGTTTTATTGACGCTGCCACCTATCAGCATATGATCACCTATACGGTTTCTTTTGGGGTGACCGGCACACTGAATCCATCAAATTTTGATCTGTACAATATTAATCCTGATGCCCGGGTCTATCCCACTTGGCCCGATCCGACGGACGGAAACAACCAAAAAATCGATGACCTGTGGCATGCCAGTGTCAATGGAAGAGGCCGTTTCCTGAACGCATCCAATCCAAAAGAACTGGTTGATTCGCTGATATCCGTGATGCAGAATATTGATTCCAGAATCGTTTCCGATGCTTCTGTCTCTGTGAATGGTGAGGAAATTCAGGCCGGAACCCGAATCTTTCAATCCAGTTATTCTTCCGATGGATGGGTGGGGGATGTTAAAGCCTATGCCATCAATCAAACCAGCGGGGAAGTGATCCGGGATACAGCGGTGTGGTCGGCAGCAGACAAACTGGAAGACCAGAATTGGAATACCGGCCGAAATATTGTCACCTATAACGGATCATCGGGAACTCCTTTCAGGTATGACAGCCTCAGTGCACATCAGAAAACATTGGTGACTGAAAATGAGATCAACTATTTAAGAGGGGATTCCTCACTGGAAGTGCAGAACAACGGCGGTTTCCGAAATCGATTTTCCAGATTGGGTGATATTGTTCATTCCGCCCCCCTTTATGAAAACGATATGCTGTATGTGGGAAGCAATGACGGCATGGTCCATGCTCTAAATGCCAATACCGGAGCGGAGCTGTTTGCCTATGTACCCAATCTGGTATTTGATAATTTAAAGCGGCTGACCGAAACCAGTTATACCCATAAATTCTATGTTGATCAGACCCCTACTGCCGGCAGAATGGGGAGCAATACTTATCTGATCGGCGGCCTGGGCAAGGGAGGGCAGGGATATTTTATGTTGGATATCACTTCTCCTGCTGCCAATACAGAGGCCAATGCCGGCTCTTGGGTGAAATGGGAATATCCCAACCTCAATACCCCTCAGGCCCAGTTGGATGATATGGGGTATAGTTTCAGCAAAGCCTTTTTGGCCCGGTCCAATGATGATACCCTTCCGGGGGGCGGATGGGTGGTGATTTTTGGCAATGGATATAACAGTGCCAATGGCCATGCCATGTTGATGGTGCTCAATGCCACGACCGGTGAACTGATCAAAACTATTGATACAGGTGTCAATTCCTGCAACGGCCTTTCAACTCCGGTTCTCATTGATGTGGACGGTGATCTGAGGGTGGATTATGTTTATGCGGGAGATTTAAAGGGGAATTTATGGAAGTTTGATTTTTCCGGAAGTGCCAGCAGTGACTGGGAGGTAGCCTACAAAAGCGGCATGAGCCCCATGCCCCTTTTTCAGGCAAAAAGTGCCAGCGGCTTTACGCAACCCATCACCTCCAAACCGGATGTGATGCGTCATTGTTCAAAACACGGGTACATGGTGGTTTTTGGCACGGGACGGTATCTCGGTGATCTTGATTTCACTGACCCGGGATCCCAGACCCTTTATGGTATCTGGGATTATGGAGATGATGATGACGATGCCGAGTACCTGGGGTTCTTCAATCGCCCCGGGCTTTCCAACCAGCCATCTTCCGTTAAACTCTTGGCCCAGACTGAAATTGACTGGCGTACTGTAAGCGGAAATGATTTCAGGACCCTTAGCGATAATACCCCCAACTGGGAGACGGTGGACGATGAGACCACCGGTCAACAACCGAATCCCGGGACTGAAACTGCTGACACCACAGTGCATGCCGGCTGGTATTTTGATTTGCCCATAAACCAGGGAAATGCAGGCCATGAACGGATCATATCCGATGTGATTATCCGGTCCGGCAATGTCATTGCCATCACCTTCAGGCCCAACAGGGATAACCCCTGTTCCGCCGGCGGCAGTTCAATTGTTCATGAACTCAATGCCTGCACAGGCGCCAGACTTTCTAAAGCTCAATTTGACATTAACAATGACAATTTAATCGATGACAATGATTTAATCAATATCGGTACGCCCGAAGATCCAACGTTGGTTCCGCCGACCGGTCTTGATATCCCCGGGCGGTTGTTTCAGCCGGTGATTCTCACCATACCGCACACGGACGGTCCGGATATTGAAGCCAAGTATTTCAGTTCCACCTCAGGTTCCATTCCCATCGTCAGGGAAACCGCGGAAAAACGCGGTATATTTTATTGGCGGCAGCATTAA
- a CDS encoding pilus assembly PilX family protein yields the protein MVLVSRNKTLKVPVDCLNNQQGSALIIVLIVMAVLTLVGLSAINTATVENKIVRNERIYQENFYLAESSVNEAAQKIENETDRDNLLPSSAAWISDDSSGLDFKDPGNWMSDNSEQAAISNQALYSTVSKGVHKGSSLDIGDTSTRLYEYAVFGHGQSQNGSVIVEIGYLKRF from the coding sequence ATGGTTTTAGTTTCAAGAAACAAAACGCTGAAAGTTCCGGTCGATTGCCTGAATAACCAGCAGGGGTCAGCACTGATCATCGTCCTGATCGTGATGGCGGTATTGACACTGGTGGGATTGTCCGCCATCAATACCGCCACTGTTGAAAATAAAATTGTCCGAAACGAAAGAATCTATCAGGAAAATTTTTACCTGGCCGAGTCCAGTGTCAACGAAGCGGCCCAGAAGATTGAAAATGAAACAGACCGTGACAATTTGTTGCCCAGCAGTGCTGCATGGATTTCTGATGACAGTAGCGGCCTGGATTTTAAAGACCCCGGCAACTGGATGTCCGATAATTCTGAACAGGCGGCTATCAGCAATCAGGCACTTTATTCCACGGTGAGTAAAGGGGTTCATAAAGGCAGTTCTCTGGATATCGGTGACACGAGCACGCGCCTGTATGAATATGCGGTTTTCGGACATGGACAATCCCAAAATGGCAGTGTCATCGTTGAAATTGGTTATTTGAAACGTTTTTAA
- a CDS encoding type IV pilus modification PilV family protein → MMDKFHGKHPGKEKGFTLLEVMIALGILAVGILAIISMHIAATQANAHAVTFTNALLAAQSRIEYLLMEDFDDIPTSTTYTVETHADVDVIPPGYTLEWRAEDHTADIKKISVRVKKSVKLGDATKEKVLSLTIMKNRG, encoded by the coding sequence ATGATGGATAAATTTCATGGCAAGCACCCCGGAAAAGAAAAAGGATTTACCCTGCTGGAGGTGATGATCGCTCTGGGTATCCTGGCCGTGGGTATCCTGGCTATCATCAGCATGCATATTGCAGCCACCCAGGCAAACGCCCATGCCGTCACATTTACAAATGCATTGCTTGCAGCCCAAAGCCGGATTGAATATCTGCTCATGGAAGATTTTGATGATATTCCCACCAGCACGACATATACAGTTGAAACCCATGCGGACGTTGATGTGATTCCACCCGGATATACCCTTGAATGGAGAGCGGAGGACCATACAGCCGATATCAAGAAAATAAGTGTCCGGGTCAAAAAATCGGTCAAACTTGGAGACGCGACAAAAGAGAAGGTGCTGTCTTTGACGATTATGAAAAATAGAGGATAG
- a CDS encoding PilW family protein, with translation MYERRHIRPGNHFSQGFTLVEILVALTIISIVIASAINSYIGQQKSELSQTQLVEMQQGIRAAMYIMSSEIRLAGYDRHRAFSAGITSAGDGSNGNPLTFTFVENDTDTDIGSLTTITYELYDASSDGDNDIGRQKGGLKNAIAENIQSLTFSYLDSDGTVLTAPVDLNAIRAVRIDITAGLDAGAADHTIPGAERTVSAVVKCRNLGL, from the coding sequence ATGTATGAAAGACGGCATATCAGGCCCGGCAATCATTTCAGCCAGGGATTTACACTGGTTGAAATCCTGGTGGCCCTGACCATCATCAGCATAGTGATTGCCAGCGCCATCAATTCCTATATAGGACAGCAGAAATCCGAACTGTCCCAGACTCAATTGGTGGAGATGCAGCAGGGTATTCGGGCCGCAATGTATATTATGTCTTCAGAAATTCGATTGGCTGGATATGACAGACATCGTGCTTTTTCTGCCGGTATCACCAGTGCCGGGGACGGTTCCAACGGCAATCCGCTCACCTTTACTTTTGTGGAAAATGACACGGACACGGATATAGGCAGCTTGACCACTATCACATATGAACTGTATGATGCTTCCTCAGATGGTGACAATGATATCGGCAGACAAAAAGGCGGATTGAAAAACGCCATTGCGGAAAATATTCAATCTTTGACATTCTCATACCTGGACAGTGATGGTACAGTTCTGACTGCCCCGGTTGATCTTAATGCCATCAGAGCGGTTCGTATCGACATCACGGCAGGGCTGGATGCCGGTGCTGCGGATCACACCATACCCGGTGCCGAACGGACTGTATCTGCCGTGGTGAAATGTCGCAATCTGGGATTGTAG
- a CDS encoding GspH/FimT family pseudopilin — MLKKRITSGDFHHSGFTLIELMVTIAILSVLATVAIPEMSALLKNTKVRTATRQLVSTLQEMKLRAIKENAVTVMIIDEANDTYTVFLDNDPENKALDTGEEIIAQVDLQSDKLDVTSNSLNKTLGFNGRGFLSYGSGTITITNSSGKQKQIVINFMGNIRDE; from the coding sequence ATGCTTAAAAAAAGAATTACATCCGGCGATTTTCACCATTCCGGCTTTACGTTGATCGAATTGATGGTGACCATTGCCATTCTGTCTGTTCTGGCAACAGTTGCGATTCCAGAAATGAGTGCGTTGCTCAAAAATACCAAAGTAAGAACGGCGACACGGCAGCTGGTTTCTACCCTGCAGGAAATGAAGCTCCGGGCCATTAAGGAAAATGCGGTCACTGTAATGATCATTGATGAGGCCAATGATACGTATACGGTTTTTCTGGACAACGATCCCGAAAATAAGGCTTTGGATACAGGTGAGGAAATTATTGCACAGGTTGATCTTCAAAGTGACAAACTTGATGTCACATCAAATTCTTTAAATAAGACGTTGGGTTTCAACGGCAGAGGCTTCCTCTCTTATGGTTCGGGCACTATCACCATTACCAATTCGTCAGGCAAACAAAAGCAGATTGTGATCAATTTTATGGGAAATATCCGAGATGAATAG
- a CDS encoding cold-shock protein — protein MANGIVKWFNDSKGFGFIEVEGGGKDVFVHHSGINSSGFKSLNEGDRVSFDIEEGQKGPSAKNVTVL, from the coding sequence ATGGCAAATGGTATTGTAAAATGGTTTAACGACTCAAAAGGGTTTGGTTTCATCGAAGTTGAAGGCGGTGGAAAAGATGTATTTGTACACCACTCCGGCATTAATTCCAGCGGTTTCAAGTCCCTCAACGAAGGGGACCGGGTGTCATTTGACATCGAAGAAGGTCAGAAAGGGCCTTCTGCCAAGAATGTGACGGTGCTCTAA
- the rsmG gene encoding 16S rRNA (guanine(527)-N(7))-methyltransferase RsmG, translating into MGFDLTPVQVEQMACHAAQLEKWNQHVNLTAIKGPAPLAYRHFLDAVAIQPYIRGKSGRWMDMGTGGGFPGLPVKLLNPDVRMVLVDASRKKIHFLKHVIRMLKIDGIEAIHGRVDDLHHDPEFVGRFDGILARGVADLDRLAGLAAPLLAKEGILYALKSPGARVEITDDLDEKFFIQWDDYELPDGKETRSLVRLTLKQKSS; encoded by the coding sequence ATGGGATTTGACCTCACCCCGGTTCAGGTGGAACAAATGGCCTGCCATGCAGCCCAGCTGGAAAAATGGAACCAGCATGTCAATCTGACCGCCATCAAAGGCCCGGCCCCTCTGGCGTACAGGCATTTTCTGGATGCCGTGGCCATTCAGCCCTATATTCGCGGCAAAAGCGGGAGATGGATGGACATGGGTACCGGGGGCGGATTTCCGGGATTGCCGGTGAAACTGCTCAATCCAGACGTCCGCATGGTGCTGGTGGACGCATCCCGAAAAAAAATCCATTTTCTCAAACATGTGATCCGGATGCTGAAAATCGACGGAATTGAAGCGATCCATGGGCGGGTGGACGATTTACACCATGACCCGGAGTTTGTCGGACGGTTTGACGGAATTCTGGCCCGGGGAGTGGCCGACCTCGATCGCCTGGCCGGTCTGGCAGCCCCCTTGCTGGCGAAGGAAGGCATACTCTATGCCTTGAAAAGTCCGGGCGCCAGAGTGGAAATCACGGATGACCTGGATGAAAAATTTTTTATTCAATGGGATGACTATGAATTGCCGGATGGCAAAGAAACACGATCTCTGGTTCGGTTGACGTTAAAACAAAAAAGTTCCTGA
- a CDS encoding SPOR domain-containing protein — MIRHKIILVGLFVFFLNATVFASQEKQLFDTGVDHLKQQRYEAAIEVFTELIELNPDNPDAYKNRGVAYMKLSQYDSAIHDFEKTKQMMPDLKGLHSNLGVAWYYKGEYEKAIANYNSEIELSPGSHYAYFNRAICWAELKEYDKSLDDIAQTLTLVPDFYLAHCLKGDLYMDLENIEAARSAYEKAVEVDPEEAYAKAQLEKLGPAPEPRETVETDTPDPTEPKPPTGQALEPAEAAPPAEQIPEPTETPAPTEQTAEQAVTESTAGAPEEKIEEKKTPDPEFEIQTGAFQVRKNALDQLNKLHALDYDARILELTRANKVTWYLVRIGTFVDHDSAARAMAEFVEKTGMKAYVRPWNRF, encoded by the coding sequence ATGATACGACACAAAATCATATTGGTTGGTTTGTTTGTCTTTTTTTTGAACGCAACCGTGTTTGCGTCCCAGGAAAAACAACTGTTTGACACAGGGGTCGACCATTTAAAGCAACAGCGATACGAGGCTGCCATCGAAGTATTTACTGAGCTGATCGAATTGAATCCCGACAATCCGGATGCCTATAAAAACCGGGGTGTGGCGTATATGAAACTGTCTCAGTATGATTCGGCTATTCATGATTTTGAAAAGACGAAACAGATGATGCCGGATTTGAAAGGCCTGCACAGCAACCTGGGTGTGGCCTGGTATTATAAAGGTGAATACGAGAAAGCCATTGCCAATTATAACAGCGAAATTGAACTTTCCCCAGGCAGCCATTATGCGTATTTCAACCGGGCCATCTGCTGGGCCGAACTCAAGGAATATGACAAAAGCCTGGATGATATTGCACAGACCCTGACACTGGTACCGGATTTTTATCTGGCCCATTGCCTGAAAGGGGATCTGTATATGGATCTTGAAAACATCGAGGCGGCCCGGTCCGCCTATGAAAAAGCCGTGGAAGTGGATCCTGAAGAGGCGTATGCCAAAGCGCAGCTGGAAAAATTAGGCCCGGCCCCGGAACCCCGGGAGACGGTGGAAACCGATACTCCGGATCCGACGGAACCCAAGCCCCCGACCGGGCAAGCTTTGGAGCCGGCAGAAGCCGCGCCTCCGGCAGAACAAATTCCGGAGCCGACTGAAACTCCGGCCCCGACAGAGCAAACAGCTGAACAGGCCGTGACTGAATCAACGGCAGGGGCGCCTGAAGAAAAAATAGAAGAAAAGAAAACGCCTGATCCTGAATTCGAAATTCAGACCGGGGCGTTCCAGGTCCGGAAAAATGCTCTGGATCAATTGAATAAACTGCATGCACTAGACTATGATGCCCGGATTCTGGAACTGACCCGTGCCAACAAGGTAACCTGGTATCTGGTAAGAATCGGTACCTTTGTCGATCATGACTCAGCAGCCCGGGCCATGGCTGAATTTGTCGAAAAAACCGGTATGAAAGCCTATGTGAGGCCCTGGAACCGGTTTTGA
- a CDS encoding response regulator — MKTINDCTILLVDDTKSNLDVLVNALKGMYKLGVSLSGEDAVRFAKQNLPDLILLDIIMPGTDGFDVCHRLKADPRTQDIPIIFITAMDDLTHKTKGFDVGAVDYITKPFDITEVKARVKTHLTLKLAGEALKNQNAILEEMVRERTKELRKAQIEVINRLGKAAEYRDQDTGTHINRMSKYCRLMGKALGLSREEYDRLDLASTMHDVGKIGISDNILLKPGKLDTREWESMRSHTRIGEELLSGGTSQLLEVARIIAMTHHEKWDGTGYHQHLKGKDIPLVGRITCICDVFDALISRRPYKDPWPVDEALAEIKKGSGVFFDPELVEVFLSLEPEIRKIVDTHQD; from the coding sequence ATGAAAACGATCAATGATTGTACGATTCTGCTGGTGGATGATACCAAATCCAACCTGGATGTGCTGGTGAACGCTTTGAAAGGCATGTATAAGCTGGGGGTCAGTCTCAGCGGCGAAGATGCGGTCCGGTTCGCAAAACAAAACCTGCCGGATTTGATTTTGCTGGACATCATCATGCCCGGCACGGATGGATTTGACGTGTGCCACCGGCTCAAAGCCGATCCCCGAACCCAGGACATTCCCATCATCTTTATCACGGCCATGGATGATCTGACCCATAAAACCAAGGGGTTTGATGTGGGTGCCGTGGATTATATCACCAAACCGTTTGATATCACCGAAGTCAAAGCCCGGGTCAAAACCCATCTGACCCTGAAACTGGCCGGAGAAGCGTTGAAAAATCAGAATGCCATTCTGGAAGAGATGGTCCGGGAACGCACCAAAGAACTGCGAAAAGCCCAGATCGAAGTGATCAACCGCCTGGGTAAGGCCGCGGAATATCGGGACCAGGACACGGGCACCCATATCAACCGCATGAGCAAATACTGCCGGCTCATGGGCAAGGCGCTGGGACTTTCCCGGGAAGAATATGACCGGCTGGATCTGGCATCCACCATGCATGATGTGGGGAAAATCGGTATTTCCGACAACATCCTGCTCAAACCCGGAAAACTGGATACCCGGGAATGGGAATCCATGCGGTCCCATACCCGCATCGGTGAAGAGCTGCTGTCCGGTGGCACATCCCAGCTGCTGGAGGTGGCCAGGATTATTGCCATGACCCATCATGAAAAATGGGACGGCACCGGATACCACCAGCATCTCAAAGGCAAAGATATTCCCCTGGTCGGCAGAATCACCTGTATTTGCGATGTGTTTGATGCCCTGATCTCCAGACGTCCTTATAAAGACCCGTGGCCCGTGGATGAAGCCCTGGCGGAAATCAAAAAAGGCAGCGGCGTGTTTTTCGATCCAGAGCTGGTGGAGGTATTTCTGTCTTTAGAACCGGAAATTCGAAAAATCGTTGACACCCATCAGGATTGA